A stretch of Microbulbifer bruguierae DNA encodes these proteins:
- a CDS encoding SDR family oxidoreductase, which translates to MENTDKTRTILLTGASGGIGNALAHSLAVRGHSLLLQGRSERVLEQLRSELPEAHRHLVLPADLCDAQQRCELIRTCHSLSSGVDVLINNAGVARFALLADTDDTAMRAILETNLLAPMALTRDLLPLLLRSPRGAVINIGSAFGHIGHPGFSIYGASKSGLHGFTEALRRELGDSRVKVHYLAPRAVDTSLNTDAVVELNRALGNRSDSPTLVAKQCLALLEGGRSARRFMGWPERLFIKINAVLPSLVDSALVKKMPVIRRFAEQNHP; encoded by the coding sequence ATGGAGAACACCGATAAAACACGCACTATTTTACTGACCGGTGCCAGCGGCGGCATCGGCAATGCCCTGGCCCACAGTCTTGCCGTACGCGGACACAGTTTGCTGCTGCAGGGCCGTAGCGAGCGTGTACTTGAACAATTGCGCAGCGAACTACCCGAAGCTCACCGGCACCTGGTGTTACCGGCGGACCTGTGCGATGCGCAACAGCGCTGTGAATTGATTCGCACCTGTCATTCGCTTTCCAGTGGTGTGGACGTGCTGATCAATAACGCTGGTGTTGCCCGCTTTGCACTGCTCGCCGACACCGACGATACCGCCATGCGCGCGATACTGGAAACCAATTTACTGGCACCCATGGCACTGACCCGCGACCTGTTGCCACTGTTGCTGCGCAGTCCACGGGGTGCGGTGATCAATATTGGCTCGGCGTTTGGGCATATCGGTCACCCGGGTTTCAGCATCTACGGGGCCAGCAAGTCTGGCCTGCACGGGTTTACCGAAGCGCTGCGCCGTGAGCTCGGAGACAGCCGGGTCAAGGTCCACTATCTCGCGCCCCGCGCCGTGGACACATCCCTGAATACCGACGCGGTGGTAGAGCTCAACCGTGCGCTGGGCAACCGTTCGGACTCCCCAACACTGGTCGCCAAACAATGTCTGGCACTGCTCGAGGGCGGACGCAGCGCGCGCCGCTTTATGGGCTGGCCTGAGCGCCTGTTTATCAAGATCAATGCCGTATTACCGTCGCTGGTCGACAGTGCACTGGTAAAGAAAATGCCGGTGATTCGCCGCTTCGCCGAGCAAAACCATCCATAG
- a CDS encoding alpha-amylase family glycosyl hydrolase, with amino-acid sequence MKKIAGLTSVLSAAALALAACSDNNTAEQGVPHSDASSTSLAEAPLTQVKEATADPFWRNATVYFMLPDRFHNGNPGNDLSYGRQADAAYMRGFHGGDLRGVIQKLDEGYFTDLGVDAIWMSPVVENVHGFDEGDKRTYAFHGYWPKDWTAVDANLGSEADLAELIDVAHKKGVRVLMDVIINHTGPVTSEDPLWPSDWVRTNPQCDWSSFAQNVQCALTNNLPDILTESEEPVALPPQLTEKWQREGRLEQEVAELDAFFARTGYPRAPKYYIVKWLTDWVREYGVDGFRVDTVKHTEPEIWAVLKKEASLALAEWKAAHASEKLDDREFFMVGEVYHYGINNFANSEGRFYDYGDRKVDFFNYGFDSLINMGFAAHAAQDMETIFSQYSGTLHEGELQGVSVLNYLGSHDDHHSFDRERKQVKSAALKLMLAPGAAQIYYGDEVARPMIDEQAYGDASMRVPMDWASLQQTQTQEILSHWQKLGQFRRAHFAVGAGVHQKLSDTPYVFSRTLEDDRVMVALDLPAGRKTLSAEGVFAEGALVKDYYSGAEARVENGMLAFDTQFDILLLGSPANQQMSAR; translated from the coding sequence ATGAAAAAAATTGCCGGCCTGACTAGCGTGCTTTCCGCAGCGGCTCTGGCCCTGGCTGCCTGCTCCGACAACAACACCGCCGAGCAGGGCGTGCCGCATTCGGACGCATCTTCTACTAGCTTGGCCGAAGCGCCCTTGACCCAGGTCAAGGAGGCGACCGCAGATCCATTCTGGCGTAACGCCACGGTCTATTTCATGCTCCCGGACCGCTTCCACAACGGTAACCCGGGCAATGATCTCTCCTACGGACGCCAGGCCGATGCGGCTTATATGCGGGGATTTCATGGCGGCGACCTGCGCGGGGTTATCCAGAAGCTGGATGAGGGCTACTTCACCGATCTGGGTGTCGATGCCATCTGGATGTCGCCGGTGGTGGAAAATGTGCACGGCTTTGATGAGGGCGACAAACGCACCTATGCCTTCCACGGCTACTGGCCCAAAGACTGGACCGCGGTAGACGCCAACTTGGGTAGCGAGGCGGACCTGGCAGAATTGATTGATGTCGCCCACAAAAAGGGCGTGCGGGTTCTGATGGACGTGATCATCAACCATACCGGCCCGGTGACCAGTGAAGACCCCCTGTGGCCGTCAGACTGGGTACGTACCAACCCCCAGTGCGACTGGAGCAGCTTTGCCCAGAATGTGCAGTGCGCCCTGACCAACAACCTGCCGGATATCCTCACCGAGAGTGAGGAGCCTGTAGCACTGCCACCGCAGCTGACGGAAAAGTGGCAGCGCGAGGGCCGCCTGGAACAGGAAGTCGCCGAACTGGACGCCTTCTTCGCGCGCACCGGCTATCCGCGCGCGCCGAAATATTACATCGTCAAATGGCTCACCGACTGGGTGCGCGAGTACGGCGTGGATGGCTTCCGCGTGGATACGGTGAAACACACCGAGCCGGAAATCTGGGCAGTGTTGAAGAAAGAAGCCAGCCTCGCCCTCGCCGAGTGGAAGGCGGCTCATGCCAGTGAGAAGCTCGACGACCGCGAATTCTTTATGGTCGGCGAGGTGTATCACTATGGCATCAACAATTTCGCCAACAGCGAGGGCCGTTTCTACGATTACGGCGACCGCAAGGTGGATTTCTTCAATTATGGATTCGACAGCCTGATCAATATGGGCTTCGCTGCCCATGCGGCTCAGGACATGGAGACCATTTTCAGTCAGTACTCCGGCACCCTGCATGAGGGTGAACTGCAGGGCGTTTCCGTACTGAACTACCTGGGTTCCCACGACGATCACCACTCTTTTGACCGCGAGCGCAAGCAGGTCAAAAGTGCCGCACTGAAACTCATGCTCGCCCCCGGCGCCGCACAGATTTACTACGGCGACGAAGTGGCACGGCCGATGATCGATGAACAGGCCTATGGCGATGCGTCGATGCGCGTGCCGATGGACTGGGCAAGCCTGCAGCAGACACAGACCCAGGAAATTCTCAGCCACTGGCAGAAGCTGGGCCAGTTCCGCCGCGCGCACTTTGCCGTGGGTGCCGGTGTGCACCAGAAGCTGAGTGACACGCCGTACGTTTTCTCCCGCACACTTGAGGACGATCGTGTGATGGTGGCACTGGATCTGCCGGCGGGTCGCAAAACCCTTTCCGCGGAAGGTGTCTTTGCCGAAGGCGCTCTGGTGAAGGACTACTACTCCGGTGCTGAAGCCAGAGTTGAAAACGGGATGCTGGCGTTTGATACCCAGTTTGACATTCTGCTGCTGGGATCCCCCGCCAACCAGCAAATGAGCGCGCGCTAA
- a CDS encoding thermostable hemolysin, which yields MAVDIRTPYAFELRGLAGGYAGRTEVLGGEPVARQPYAASGDRAEDSETSPPLTFQFSGDEDAARTTVETYIARQFQQVYGARLQHFMPWLLSYGHGQQIDGVLGLRQAAREPLFLEQYFDEPLESLLEACAGVPVDRADIVEIGNLVATARGGSRLLFLMLAELFAAADLTWAIFTATPEVQHLLQKLTDNQLFLCRADGSRLGAELADWGSYYNTRPAVVAINVKAERERRLERPLISELLAVCRPQATAFARQWMEAGV from the coding sequence ATGGCAGTGGATATCCGCACGCCGTATGCATTTGAGCTCCGGGGACTGGCCGGCGGTTACGCTGGCCGCACAGAGGTTTTGGGTGGTGAACCCGTGGCGCGCCAGCCTTATGCCGCTAGTGGCGACAGGGCAGAGGACAGCGAGACCAGCCCACCGCTAACATTTCAGTTCAGTGGTGATGAGGACGCTGCGCGCACAACGGTAGAAACCTATATTGCCCGGCAGTTCCAGCAGGTCTATGGCGCCAGGCTGCAGCACTTTATGCCCTGGCTGCTTTCTTACGGTCATGGCCAGCAGATAGATGGGGTACTGGGGCTGCGCCAGGCGGCCCGCGAGCCGCTGTTCCTGGAACAGTATTTCGACGAGCCGTTGGAATCCCTGCTGGAGGCCTGCGCGGGGGTTCCGGTAGACCGCGCCGATATCGTCGAAATCGGCAATCTGGTGGCGACCGCGCGCGGTGGCAGCCGCCTGCTGTTCCTGATGCTGGCGGAATTATTTGCGGCGGCAGACCTCACCTGGGCCATCTTCACCGCTACGCCGGAAGTGCAGCACCTGCTGCAGAAACTGACCGACAACCAGTTGTTTCTGTGTCGCGCGGACGGCTCCCGGCTTGGGGCCGAGCTGGCAGACTGGGGCAGTTACTACAATACGCGCCCGGCGGTGGTTGCGATCAACGTGAAAGCCGAGCGCGAGCGGCGCCTGGAGCGCCCGCTGATCAGCGAGCTGCTGGCGGTGTGCCGTCCCCAGGCAACGGCGTTCGCCCGCCAGTGGATGGAGGCCGGTGTATGA
- a CDS encoding M3 family metallopeptidase, whose protein sequence is MLSMFRGIMSIFGVSLCLLVVSGCERHKADTDAATAADTLAPQLSEDQPSTKGMTYFLGSQATADDLAEHCAAKEKELDAALDALEAEEGPYTEDGFLNRFSRLEMQISDEYGRSSTLSSLHPDADLRATAEECVSGFNRIATDAQMSRPLYERLEALGKKTLAADSRHYVNKTLQALRLNGVDKNEETRARLKQLSEEIVQTGQEFGRNIREDVRSVQAEPEQLAGLPEDFIDSHPADDNGLVNITTRYPDLMPVLQYADNDQLRLELMQAFRSRAYPQNKAVLAKLLGLRHEQAQLLGFDKFVDLNTVDKMAGSGEVVEQFIHRLDGEIRAGVSADYLRLLSQLQQQNPDAQSVKSWQVSYLKEKVRQQDYQVDAREMRQYFAYGRVRDGILGLVSDLFEVEFKPWQTDVWHPSVEAYEMWSGEQLVGRFFLDMHPREGKFQHAAAFPIQTGIRDQQPPVLALGCNFPGEGDPQALMEFSQVETFLHEFGHLIHGMFAGHQRWAGISGIKTEWDFVEAPSQMLEEWVWDPETLRTFAINSEGEPLPDTLFERMYAARDFGLSTDTARQLGFAALSYALYQSDPAEFDLDTRTAEVERKYAVFEPVPDAHMYASFGHLDGYASNYYTYQWSLAIASDMFSRFEQEGLRNKKVAAEYRDLVLAAGGSKPAAELVRDFLGRDYTIDAYVQRLQLASASDVVRK, encoded by the coding sequence ATGTTGTCTATGTTTCGCGGAATCATGTCGATTTTCGGGGTTTCGCTCTGCCTGCTTGTGGTGTCCGGATGCGAGCGGCATAAGGCGGATACCGACGCGGCAACGGCTGCTGATACCTTAGCGCCGCAGCTGTCAGAAGATCAGCCTTCCACAAAGGGAATGACCTATTTCCTTGGCAGCCAGGCAACAGCGGACGACCTGGCCGAACACTGCGCAGCGAAGGAAAAGGAGCTGGATGCGGCGCTGGACGCCCTTGAAGCGGAGGAGGGGCCCTACACCGAAGATGGGTTCCTTAACCGCTTCAGCCGGCTCGAAATGCAGATTAGCGATGAGTACGGGCGCAGTTCGACACTTTCTTCACTGCATCCCGATGCGGATTTGCGCGCAACGGCGGAAGAGTGCGTCAGTGGCTTTAACCGCATCGCCACGGATGCACAGATGTCGCGCCCACTGTACGAACGACTGGAGGCCCTGGGGAAGAAAACGCTGGCCGCCGACAGCCGGCACTATGTGAATAAAACCTTGCAGGCGCTGCGTCTAAATGGCGTCGACAAAAATGAAGAAACGCGCGCGCGATTGAAGCAGCTGAGCGAAGAGATTGTGCAGACTGGTCAGGAATTCGGGCGCAATATCCGCGAGGATGTCCGCTCCGTGCAGGCGGAACCGGAGCAGCTGGCCGGGTTGCCTGAGGACTTTATCGATTCGCACCCCGCCGATGACAATGGCCTGGTCAATATCACCACCCGCTACCCGGATTTAATGCCGGTGCTGCAATACGCGGATAACGACCAGTTGCGGCTCGAGCTAATGCAGGCGTTCAGAAGTCGGGCATACCCGCAGAACAAGGCGGTGCTGGCAAAGCTATTGGGTTTGCGCCATGAACAGGCCCAGCTGCTGGGCTTCGACAAATTTGTTGACCTGAACACGGTCGACAAGATGGCGGGCAGCGGTGAAGTGGTGGAGCAGTTTATCCACCGGCTCGATGGGGAGATCCGAGCAGGAGTAAGCGCAGATTACCTGCGTCTGCTTAGCCAGCTGCAGCAGCAGAATCCGGATGCGCAGAGCGTGAAGAGCTGGCAAGTCAGTTACCTGAAGGAGAAGGTCCGCCAGCAGGATTATCAGGTCGATGCCCGCGAAATGAGGCAGTATTTCGCCTATGGCAGGGTGCGCGACGGCATTCTGGGGCTGGTGAGCGACCTGTTTGAGGTGGAGTTCAAGCCCTGGCAAACCGATGTCTGGCACCCGAGTGTCGAGGCCTACGAAATGTGGTCGGGAGAGCAACTGGTGGGGCGCTTTTTCCTGGATATGCATCCGCGGGAAGGCAAATTCCAGCACGCTGCGGCTTTCCCGATCCAGACCGGCATTCGCGACCAGCAGCCGCCGGTGCTCGCGCTGGGCTGCAACTTCCCGGGGGAGGGGGACCCCCAGGCCTTGATGGAGTTTTCCCAGGTCGAGACCTTCCTGCACGAGTTCGGGCACCTGATCCACGGGATGTTCGCCGGGCACCAGCGCTGGGCAGGTATCAGCGGTATCAAAACCGAGTGGGATTTTGTCGAGGCGCCCTCGCAGATGCTGGAAGAATGGGTGTGGGATCCGGAAACCCTGCGCACCTTTGCCATCAACAGCGAGGGTGAGCCCCTGCCCGATACGCTGTTCGAACGCATGTACGCGGCGCGGGATTTCGGACTCTCCACTGACACGGCGCGGCAACTTGGCTTTGCGGCACTTTCCTATGCCCTGTACCAGTCCGACCCGGCGGAATTTGACCTGGATACCCGCACCGCGGAAGTCGAGCGCAAGTACGCGGTCTTCGAGCCGGTGCCGGATGCGCACATGTATGCGAGTTTCGGACATCTCGACGGCTACGCTTCCAACTACTACACCTATCAATGGTCACTGGCCATCGCCTCCGACATGTTCAGCCGCTTCGAACAGGAAGGCCTGCGCAACAAAAAAGTGGCAGCGGAATACCGCGACCTGGTGCTGGCCGCCGGTGGCTCCAAGCCCGCCGCTGAACTGGTGCGGGATTTCCTCGGTAGGGACTACACCATCGACGCCTATGTACAGCGATTGCAACTGGCGAGTGCCTCAGACGTGGTGCGAAAGTGA
- a CDS encoding tetratricopeptide repeat protein, translating to MNTLSTAIQGKASTHLRSLLLCLFFWISALAMPSFAQTAEQDLHDLQRDWAQIQYLTPEKQRAEKLGVLSEKARALTVRYPDNAAVWTWSGIVHASHAGAKGGLGALPIVKAAKADLEHAIALDGSVLDGAAYTSLGSLYYQVPGWPIGFGDDKKAQTFLLKGLEYGADDMDANYFYADYLFQQKQYTEALTFADRAEHGPEDMNRPVASEGRLGQIKQLQAKIRQKLH from the coding sequence ATGAATACTCTGTCCACTGCAATCCAAGGAAAGGCCAGCACCCATCTGCGCAGCCTGCTGTTGTGTCTGTTCTTTTGGATCAGTGCGCTGGCGATGCCGTCCTTTGCGCAGACTGCCGAGCAGGACCTACACGATCTGCAGCGCGATTGGGCGCAGATCCAGTACCTGACACCGGAAAAACAGCGTGCGGAAAAGCTAGGGGTATTGTCGGAAAAAGCCCGCGCATTGACGGTGCGCTATCCCGACAATGCCGCGGTGTGGACCTGGAGTGGCATCGTTCACGCCTCCCATGCCGGTGCCAAAGGCGGGTTGGGGGCGCTGCCTATCGTGAAAGCGGCCAAGGCCGACCTGGAGCATGCCATTGCACTGGACGGCAGCGTACTGGACGGCGCGGCCTATACCAGCCTCGGTTCGCTGTATTACCAGGTGCCCGGCTGGCCGATTGGTTTCGGTGATGATAAAAAGGCACAGACCTTCCTGTTAAAGGGGCTGGAATACGGCGCCGATGACATGGATGCCAATTATTTTTATGCCGATTATCTGTTTCAGCAGAAGCAGTATACCGAGGCGCTTACCTTTGCCGATCGCGCCGAGCATGGTCCCGAAGACATGAACCGCCCGGTGGCCAGTGAAGGACGCCTTGGCCAGATCAAGCAACTGCAGGCGAAAATTCGGCAGAAACTCCACTGA
- a CDS encoding AMP-binding protein: protein MTDNPHAHSPLLQSLRATAETYPGRAALLGDHEGFTYGELMQEVTAIAEAITRRDLQVVGLFANNGPRWLLVDLACQLAGVTLVPLPGFFSPQQLLHTLVTSGLQALLTDMPDYFADAPGFGPAEAFAGMTLLPCSQVQPAKLPAETAKITFTSGSTGTPRGVCLSNATQFATAEALAECLAPLRCATHMCLLPLATLLENVAGAYTCWLLGGTALVPGLERLGFSGSSQLDMPRLCACIDEHQPDSLILLPQILKSLLEQVDNSGWQPPVSLRFVAVGGGKVSAELLREATLMGLPVYEGYGLSECGSVVALNLPGAVREGTAGKPLPHCEISLRNGEVVVRGPRYLGYLGTQPDSAEGGGSDDGDGCEDGWLATGDLGSRDSDGFLHITGRKKNILISTYGRNISPEWIESELLRSQQILQCVVVGDARPYCSALLFVRPDTDIRQIDDWIATVNGGLPDYARIQHWALLPEPLTFSGGLLTANGRPRRDPIARRYAQIIENLYRIPPKTSSPSSPALAAGAPNPGVTQ, encoded by the coding sequence ATGACGGATAACCCGCATGCCCATTCCCCGCTGTTGCAGAGCCTGCGCGCTACGGCCGAAACCTATCCCGGGCGCGCGGCACTGCTTGGCGACCACGAGGGATTTACCTACGGCGAATTGATGCAGGAAGTGACGGCTATTGCCGAAGCGATAACTCGCCGTGACCTGCAAGTGGTCGGCCTGTTCGCCAACAACGGTCCCCGCTGGCTGTTGGTGGATCTCGCCTGCCAGTTGGCGGGAGTGACCCTGGTTCCGCTGCCCGGATTCTTCTCGCCACAACAGCTTCTGCACACTCTCGTTACCAGCGGCTTGCAGGCGCTGCTGACCGACATGCCCGATTATTTTGCCGACGCGCCGGGATTTGGCCCGGCCGAGGCGTTCGCCGGCATGACCCTGCTGCCGTGCAGTCAGGTCCAGCCGGCAAAACTGCCAGCGGAAACTGCCAAGATCACCTTCACCTCTGGCTCCACCGGGACCCCGAGGGGGGTGTGTCTCTCCAATGCGACCCAGTTCGCCACCGCCGAAGCACTGGCGGAGTGTCTCGCGCCCCTGCGCTGCGCCACCCATATGTGCCTGCTGCCGCTGGCGACCCTGCTGGAAAACGTTGCCGGCGCCTACACCTGCTGGCTGCTGGGCGGTACCGCGCTGGTGCCGGGTCTGGAGCGACTGGGTTTCTCCGGCAGCTCGCAACTGGATATGCCGCGCCTGTGCGCCTGTATCGACGAGCACCAGCCGGACAGCCTGATCCTGTTGCCACAGATCCTGAAGTCGCTGCTGGAGCAGGTGGATAACTCCGGTTGGCAACCACCTGTCTCGTTGCGCTTCGTGGCTGTGGGTGGTGGCAAGGTATCCGCCGAGCTGCTGCGGGAAGCGACCCTCATGGGGTTGCCGGTGTACGAGGGCTACGGTCTTTCCGAATGCGGTTCGGTGGTGGCGCTGAATCTGCCCGGTGCCGTGCGCGAGGGTACCGCGGGCAAACCGCTGCCGCACTGCGAGATCTCGTTGCGAAATGGCGAGGTGGTGGTGCGGGGCCCGCGTTACCTCGGATACCTGGGCACGCAGCCTGACAGCGCCGAAGGTGGTGGCAGTGACGACGGTGATGGCTGCGAAGATGGATGGCTGGCCACGGGCGACCTGGGATCCCGGGATAGCGATGGCTTCCTGCACATTACCGGGCGCAAGAAAAATATCCTGATCAGTACCTATGGCCGCAACATTTCGCCGGAGTGGATCGAGAGCGAATTACTGCGTTCACAGCAGATCCTGCAGTGTGTGGTGGTCGGGGATGCTCGTCCTTATTGCAGTGCGCTGCTGTTCGTTCGCCCCGATACCGATATACGGCAAATCGACGACTGGATCGCAACGGTCAACGGTGGGCTGCCGGATTACGCCCGTATCCAGCACTGGGCGTTGTTGCCTGAGCCGCTCACATTTTCCGGTGGCCTGCTTACCGCCAATGGTCGCCCACGTCGCGATCCTATTGCCAGGCGCTATGCGCAGATCATCGAAAACCTCTATCGAATCCCGCCGAAAACCAGTTCCCCTTCGTCACCCGCCCTCGCTGCTGGTGCGCCAAATCCAGGAGTTACCCAATGA
- a CDS encoding TenA family transcriptional regulator — MNFFDQLQRETEPERQQLLSLPVIQRGARGEITLEEYVGFLSQAYHHVKHTVPLMMACGSRLTDRQEWLRVALAEYIEEETGHQEWVLNDIAACGADAEAVRRSKPNFSTELMVAYAYDTIARGNPLGFFGMVHVLEGTSIKLADLAAGAIQKSLDLPSSAFSYLRSHGALDVGHVEFFQGLMNKIDDAEDQRAIVHGARAIYRLYAGIFREVAAVSAIAEVA, encoded by the coding sequence ATGAATTTCTTCGACCAGTTACAGCGTGAGACCGAACCCGAGCGACAGCAGCTGCTCAGCCTGCCGGTGATCCAGCGGGGTGCCCGTGGCGAAATCACGCTCGAGGAATATGTCGGATTTCTGTCTCAGGCCTATCACCACGTCAAACATACCGTCCCGCTGATGATGGCTTGTGGCAGCCGCCTTACGGACCGGCAGGAGTGGTTGCGAGTGGCACTCGCGGAATATATCGAGGAAGAAACCGGCCATCAGGAGTGGGTTCTGAATGACATCGCTGCCTGTGGTGCGGATGCGGAAGCGGTGCGGCGCAGCAAACCAAATTTCAGTACCGAATTGATGGTGGCCTATGCCTACGACACCATCGCCCGCGGTAACCCCCTCGGTTTTTTCGGCATGGTGCATGTACTCGAGGGCACCAGCATAAAGCTCGCGGATCTGGCGGCGGGCGCGATTCAGAAATCACTGGATTTACCGAGTAGCGCGTTCAGCTACCTGCGCTCCCACGGCGCCCTGGATGTAGGGCACGTGGAATTTTTCCAGGGGCTGATGAACAAGATTGACGATGCAGAAGACCAGCGCGCGATTGTGCATGGTGCGCGGGCCATTTATCGCCTGTATGCAGGCATATTCCGCGAAGTCGCCGCGGTCAGTGCGATCGCCGAGGTCGCCTGA
- a CDS encoding universal stress protein, translating into MQEKPIVFVVVDPNDDQHVALERALTTAKERNPQPKLAVFVAVDGEAVDTRAVNDHLFRDEFWFRDQIRQPIEEAGVEFEINVCWSSDWQGAIIQESKRYNAEMIYLPVHARSSSRFTFAESKWQVLKQAKCPVVLIRPGAKARRKVVLATVNYQAQTTQQRQLNRQITERASYIASVYGAELHLVNAFLDSMRYPDRGALAKLADKTGVPTDRIHVKQGYTNEVVAEIAKEVDADVVVMGTLNQHGETGSLLRGNTAERVIGSVETDVMVCNAFTVTK; encoded by the coding sequence ATGCAGGAAAAACCCATCGTATTCGTCGTTGTCGACCCCAATGATGATCAGCACGTAGCCCTCGAACGCGCCCTCACCACTGCCAAAGAGCGCAATCCGCAACCCAAGCTGGCGGTTTTCGTGGCTGTCGACGGTGAAGCGGTAGACACCCGTGCGGTGAACGATCACCTGTTCCGCGACGAATTCTGGTTCCGCGACCAGATTCGCCAGCCGATCGAAGAGGCCGGCGTGGAGTTCGAGATCAACGTCTGCTGGTCCAGCGACTGGCAAGGCGCCATCATTCAGGAATCCAAACGCTATAACGCGGAAATGATCTACCTGCCGGTGCACGCCAGAAGCAGCAGCCGCTTCACCTTCGCCGAATCCAAGTGGCAGGTGCTGAAGCAGGCCAAATGTCCGGTGGTTCTGATCCGTCCCGGCGCCAAGGCCCGCCGCAAAGTGGTACTGGCCACCGTGAATTACCAGGCCCAGACCACCCAGCAGCGCCAGCTCAACCGCCAGATTACCGAGCGCGCCAGCTATATTGCCAGCGTGTACGGCGCCGAGCTGCACCTGGTCAATGCCTTCCTCGACTCCATGCGCTACCCCGATCGCGGCGCGCTGGCCAAGCTCGCGGATAAAACCGGCGTACCCACCGACCGCATTCATGTGAAGCAGGGCTACACCAACGAAGTGGTGGCAGAAATCGCCAAAGAAGTTGATGCGGATGTCGTAGTGATGGGCACCCTGAACCAGCACGGCGAAACCGGCTCACTGCTGCGTGGCAACACCGCCGAGCGGGTGATCGGCTCCGTGGAAACCGATGTGATGGTATGTAACGCGTTTACTGTTACCAAGTAA